In Bacillus toyonensis BCT-7112, a single window of DNA contains:
- a CDS encoding D-tyrosyl-tRNA(Tyr) deacylase encodes MRVVLQRSKEASVTVDGEIVGQIPFGLTLLVGITHEDTEKDATYIAEKIANLRIFEDESGKMNHSVLDVEGQVLSISQFTLYGDCRKGRRPNFMDAAKPDYAEHLYDFFNEEVRKQGLHVETGKFGAMMDVSLINDGPVTLIVESK; translated from the coding sequence ATGAGAGTTGTTTTACAACGATCAAAAGAGGCGTCTGTCACAGTAGATGGTGAGATTGTAGGACAAATTCCATTCGGTTTAACATTACTAGTTGGCATTACGCATGAAGATACTGAAAAAGATGCAACGTACATTGCGGAAAAAATCGCGAACTTACGCATCTTTGAAGATGAGAGCGGAAAGATGAACCATTCTGTACTCGATGTAGAAGGACAAGTTCTATCAATTTCGCAATTCACATTATATGGCGATTGCCGCAAGGGAAGACGTCCAAACTTTATGGATGCTGCGAAACCTGACTATGCAGAGCATTTATACGATTTCTTTAATGAAGAAGTTCGTAAACAAGGATTGCATGTAGAAACAGGGAAGTTCGGTGCAATGATGGACGTTTCTTTAATCAATGATGGTCCGGTGACCTTAATTGTAGAAAGTAAATAG
- the relA gene encoding GTP diphosphokinase has protein sequence MANEQVLTAEQVLEKASQYLAVEDIELVARAYEYARDAHSEQYRKSGEPYIIHPIQVAGILVDLHMDPATVSAGFLHDVVEDTEITLEDIEREFNKEIAMLVDGVTKLGKIKYKSHEQQQAENHRKMFIAMAQDIRVILIKLADRLHNMRTLKHLPQEKQRRIANETLEIFAPLAHRLGISTIKWELEDTSLRYLNPQQYYRIVNLMKRKRAEREEYLDEVMTGIREKLKEVSIQPEISGRPKHIYSIYRKMALQNKQFNEIYDLLAVRVVVNSIKDCYAVLGIIHTCWKPMPGRFKDYIAMPKANLYQSLHTTVIGPKGDPLEVQIRTKEMHEIAEFGIAAHWAYKEGKTAETTGTLEKKLTWFRQILEWQNEASNAEEFMESLKIDLFSDMVFVFTPKGDVMELPLGSVPIDFSYRVHSEIGNKTIGAKVNGKMVTLDYKLKTGDIIEILTSKHSYGPSQDWVKLAQTSHAKNKIRQFFKKQRRDENIEKGRELVEKEVRGLEYEMKEVLAPDNLKRVAEKFNFANEEDMFAAVGYSGITASQIVTRLTDKFRKQREEEEIVEVKEVRKPMKIRKWDSGVKVSGADNLLIRLSKCCNPVPGDDIVGYITKGRGVSIHRRDCVNIHTEEAVERLLEVEWEGSPEKEIEYNVDIEISGYDRRGLLNEVLQAVTETKTYISAVSGRSDRNKMATINMSISIRNLQHLKKVVERIKRVPEIYAVRRMMH, from the coding sequence ATGGCAAATGAGCAAGTACTAACAGCTGAACAGGTACTCGAGAAAGCAAGTCAATATTTAGCGGTTGAAGATATTGAGCTAGTGGCACGTGCTTATGAATATGCACGCGATGCACATAGCGAACAATATAGAAAATCGGGTGAACCATATATTATTCACCCAATTCAAGTTGCAGGTATTTTAGTTGATTTACACATGGATCCAGCTACAGTATCGGCAGGTTTCTTACATGATGTAGTGGAAGATACAGAGATTACATTAGAAGATATTGAGCGAGAATTTAATAAAGAAATCGCTATGCTTGTCGATGGTGTTACAAAGCTCGGAAAGATTAAATATAAATCTCATGAGCAGCAACAAGCAGAAAACCATCGCAAAATGTTTATCGCAATGGCTCAAGATATTCGAGTTATTTTAATTAAACTAGCTGATCGTCTTCATAACATGCGTACATTGAAACATTTGCCTCAAGAGAAGCAGCGTCGCATTGCGAATGAAACGTTAGAAATCTTTGCACCTTTAGCACATAGACTCGGAATTAGTACTATTAAATGGGAGTTAGAGGATACGTCACTTCGCTATTTAAATCCGCAACAATATTATCGTATTGTAAATTTAATGAAGCGTAAACGTGCAGAGCGTGAAGAATATTTAGATGAAGTAATGACTGGTATTCGTGAGAAATTAAAAGAAGTTTCCATTCAACCTGAGATTTCTGGAAGACCAAAACATATTTACAGTATTTATCGTAAAATGGCATTGCAAAATAAACAGTTTAATGAAATTTACGATTTACTAGCTGTACGTGTCGTTGTAAATAGTATTAAAGATTGTTACGCGGTGCTTGGAATTATTCATACTTGCTGGAAGCCAATGCCAGGTCGTTTCAAAGATTATATTGCAATGCCGAAAGCAAATCTATATCAATCTCTTCATACGACGGTAATTGGACCGAAAGGTGATCCGCTAGAAGTGCAAATTCGTACGAAAGAAATGCACGAAATTGCAGAATTCGGTATCGCGGCACATTGGGCGTATAAAGAAGGAAAGACCGCAGAAACAACAGGTACATTAGAGAAGAAACTAACTTGGTTCCGTCAAATATTAGAATGGCAAAATGAAGCTTCTAATGCAGAAGAGTTTATGGAGTCATTAAAAATTGATTTATTCTCTGACATGGTATTCGTCTTCACACCGAAAGGCGATGTAATGGAATTACCACTTGGATCTGTTCCAATTGACTTTTCTTATCGTGTCCATTCAGAAATCGGGAATAAAACAATTGGTGCAAAAGTAAATGGGAAAATGGTGACCCTTGATTATAAATTAAAAACGGGTGACATCATTGAAATTTTAACATCGAAACATTCGTATGGCCCAAGCCAAGATTGGGTGAAACTTGCTCAAACATCTCATGCGAAAAATAAAATACGTCAATTCTTTAAGAAACAGCGTAGAGACGAAAATATTGAAAAAGGCCGTGAACTTGTTGAAAAAGAAGTACGTGGTCTAGAGTATGAGATGAAAGAAGTGTTAGCTCCTGACAATTTAAAACGTGTTGCCGAGAAGTTTAATTTTGCAAATGAAGAAGATATGTTTGCAGCAGTTGGATATAGCGGAATTACAGCGTCGCAAATTGTTACGCGACTAACGGACAAGTTCCGTAAGCAGCGTGAAGAAGAAGAAATTGTTGAAGTTAAAGAAGTTCGTAAACCGATGAAAATTCGAAAATGGGATTCTGGTGTAAAGGTAAGTGGTGCTGACAATTTATTAATTCGTTTGTCAAAATGCTGTAACCCAGTTCCAGGTGATGATATCGTTGGGTATATTACGAAAGGTCGGGGCGTATCGATTCACCGTCGTGATTGTGTAAATATTCATACAGAAGAAGCTGTAGAGCGCTTATTAGAAGTAGAGTGGGAAGGTAGCCCTGAAAAAGAAATTGAATACAACGTTGATATCGAAATTTCAGGCTATGATCGCCGTGGTTTATTAAATGAAGTATTGCAAGCTGTTACAGAGACGAAAACATACATTTCAGCTGTTTCTGGTAGAAGTGATCGTAATAAGATGGCAACAATTAATATGTCGATCTCGATTCGTAACTTACAACACTTGAAAAAAGTAGTAGAACGCATTAAGCGTGTTCCTGAAATTTATGCAGTACGACGCATGATGCATTAA
- a CDS encoding adenine phosphoribosyltransferase, protein MDFKQHIAIVPDYPKEGIVFKDITPLMNDGKAYKAATDAIVEYAKERDIDVVVGPEARGFIIGCPVSYALEVGFAPVRKLGKLPREVITVDYGKEYGTDVLTIHKDAIKPGQRVLITDDLLATGGTIEATIKLVEELGGVVAGIAFLVELTYLDGRKMLDGYDVLVLEKY, encoded by the coding sequence ATGGATTTCAAGCAACATATCGCAATTGTACCGGATTATCCGAAAGAAGGTATTGTGTTTAAAGACATTACACCTTTAATGAACGACGGTAAAGCATACAAAGCAGCAACAGATGCAATCGTTGAGTATGCAAAAGAAAGAGATATCGATGTTGTAGTAGGACCAGAAGCTCGTGGTTTTATTATCGGTTGCCCAGTTTCTTATGCATTAGAAGTAGGATTTGCGCCAGTTCGTAAATTAGGAAAATTACCACGTGAAGTAATTACAGTTGACTACGGCAAAGAATATGGTACAGATGTTTTAACAATCCATAAAGATGCAATTAAACCAGGTCAACGCGTATTAATTACTGATGATCTATTAGCTACAGGTGGAACAATTGAAGCAACAATTAAGCTAGTTGAAGAACTTGGCGGAGTTGTAGCAGGGATTGCATTCTTAGTAGAGCTTACTTACTTAGATGGTCGTAAAATGTTAGATGGTTACGATGTATTAGTATTAGAAAAATACTAA
- a CDS encoding cation diffusion facilitator family transporter produces the protein MEKDERFKQAEFGAIVGIVGNIILAIVKAVIGYIGNSKALLADAVHSASDVIGSLAVLFGLRAAKQPPDEDHPYGHGKAESISAIIVAVLLFIVGIEIAISSIKAFSQELEPPKGITIFAVILSIVVKEGMFQYKFRLGKRVNSDAIIANAYEHRSDVFSSIAALIGICAAIIGGKLGLDWLVYADPVAGLFVSLLVAKMAWSIGAEAIHATLDHVLHEEDVIPLREAVLQVNGVKKIGSLYAREHGHYVIVDIKVSVDPYITVEEGHRIGKHVKEMLMKQDNVQNVFVHINPYSPN, from the coding sequence ATGGAAAAAGATGAACGTTTTAAACAGGCCGAGTTTGGTGCTATTGTCGGAATCGTTGGTAATATTATATTAGCGATTGTAAAGGCGGTAATTGGTTATATCGGGAACAGTAAAGCACTATTAGCGGATGCTGTGCATTCTGCATCAGATGTAATTGGTTCGCTAGCTGTACTTTTTGGATTGCGAGCAGCAAAGCAACCACCAGATGAAGATCACCCGTACGGTCATGGTAAAGCGGAATCGATTTCAGCGATTATTGTTGCAGTATTATTATTTATTGTGGGCATCGAGATAGCGATTTCGTCTATAAAAGCTTTTTCGCAAGAACTAGAACCACCGAAAGGAATTACGATTTTTGCTGTTATTCTTTCGATTGTCGTGAAAGAAGGAATGTTTCAATATAAATTCCGATTAGGGAAGAGGGTAAATAGTGATGCAATTATTGCAAATGCATATGAGCACCGTTCGGATGTATTTTCTTCAATTGCAGCTTTAATCGGTATTTGTGCAGCTATTATCGGTGGTAAGCTAGGTTTAGATTGGCTTGTATATGCGGATCCGGTTGCGGGGTTATTTGTTTCACTCCTTGTTGCAAAGATGGCGTGGAGTATTGGGGCGGAAGCGATTCATGCAACGCTTGATCATGTACTTCATGAGGAAGATGTTATTCCGCTTAGAGAAGCTGTCCTGCAAGTAAATGGTGTGAAAAAAATCGGTTCTTTATATGCGAGAGAACATGGTCACTATGTTATTGTCGATATTAAAGTTTCTGTAGATCCATACATTACTGTAGAAGAAGGACACCGTATTGGAAAACATGTGAAAGAAATGCTTATGAAACAAGATAATGTACAAAATGTGTTTGTACATATAAATCCGTATTCTCCAAATTAA
- the secDF gene encoding protein translocase subunit SecDF — MAKRGTRIAAFFLIVLLIGGVIGAAGKDIAKGISLGLDLRGGFEVLYEVKPAKKGDKIDREALVSTVGALENRVNVLGVSEPNIQIEGENRIRVQLAGVQDQQKAREMLSTQAKLTFRDVDDNLLMDGTDLKGGGAKQTFDEQGRASVGLTLKSAEKFRAVTEKISKMPPPTNLMVIWLDFEEGKDSYKAESAKPNPKFLSAATVSQVFNQAEVSIVGGNFTVESAKELSSLLNAGALPVDLKEMYSTSVGAKFGQQALEQTIFASAIGIAIIFLFMLVFYRLPGLVAVIMLGLYIFVTLLVFNWMHAVLTLPGIAALVLGVGIAVDANIITYERLKEELKIGKSMMSAFRAGNHRSLATILDANITTIAAAGVLFAYGNSSVKGFATSLIVSILVGFITNVFGTRFLLSLLVKSRYFDKKPSYFGVKEKDIIPLTKGVVHPPTRFDRINFVNIGHKFFLFSIVVVIAGAIILPIFKMNLGIDFASGTRIDLQSKQAVTVADVHKDFKELKIDVKEENIVPTGDDNKGFAVRTLGVLSKDEIAKTKTFFHDKYGTDPNVSTVSPTIGKEIARNAFIAVLIASAVIVLYVSIRFRLTYAVSAVIALLHDAFVMIVVFSLFRIEVDLTFIAAVLTIIGYSINDSIVTFDRNRELYKQKKRVRDLKDLEEIVNSSIRQTIGRSINTVLTVLFPVIALLIFGSESLRNFSLALLIGLVVGTYSSIFVASQIWLMLENRRLKKGKNKKKVEKEVSEPQV, encoded by the coding sequence ATGGCAAAGCGTGGTACGAGAATTGCCGCCTTTTTCCTCATCGTTTTATTAATCGGTGGCGTAATTGGTGCGGCAGGAAAAGACATAGCAAAAGGAATTAGTCTAGGACTAGACCTTCGCGGTGGTTTTGAAGTTCTGTATGAAGTAAAACCAGCCAAAAAAGGCGATAAAATTGACCGAGAGGCACTTGTAAGTACAGTAGGTGCTCTTGAAAATCGTGTCAATGTTCTCGGTGTAAGTGAGCCGAACATCCAAATTGAAGGAGAAAATCGAATTCGTGTACAGCTTGCTGGTGTACAAGATCAGCAAAAAGCACGTGAAATGTTATCAACACAAGCGAAATTAACATTCCGTGATGTGGATGACAATCTTCTTATGGATGGTACGGATTTAAAAGGCGGCGGAGCGAAGCAAACATTTGATGAGCAAGGCCGTGCGAGCGTAGGTCTTACATTAAAAAGCGCTGAAAAATTCCGTGCAGTAACTGAAAAAATTTCAAAGATGCCACCACCAACGAATTTAATGGTAATATGGCTTGATTTTGAAGAAGGAAAAGATTCGTATAAAGCAGAATCTGCAAAACCGAATCCGAAGTTTTTATCAGCAGCAACAGTAAGCCAAGTGTTTAACCAAGCTGAAGTATCTATCGTAGGTGGAAACTTTACAGTTGAAAGTGCGAAAGAACTTTCATCTTTATTAAATGCAGGTGCACTTCCTGTTGATTTAAAAGAAATGTATTCAACATCTGTTGGAGCGAAATTTGGTCAACAAGCATTAGAGCAAACGATTTTCGCTAGTGCAATCGGTATTGCTATTATCTTCTTATTTATGCTTGTATTCTACCGTTTACCAGGGCTTGTAGCGGTTATTATGTTAGGTTTATACATTTTCGTTACATTACTTGTCTTTAACTGGATGCATGCGGTTCTTACGTTGCCAGGTATTGCGGCATTAGTGCTCGGGGTAGGTATCGCAGTTGATGCGAATATCATTACGTACGAGAGGTTAAAGGAAGAGCTGAAAATTGGTAAGTCAATGATGTCAGCATTTCGTGCTGGTAACCATCGTTCATTAGCGACAATTTTAGATGCGAACATTACAACAATTGCAGCAGCCGGTGTATTATTTGCTTACGGTAATAGTTCTGTAAAAGGTTTCGCAACAAGTTTAATTGTTAGTATTTTAGTCGGTTTCATTACGAACGTATTCGGTACTCGTTTCTTACTAAGTTTACTTGTAAAGAGCCGTTACTTCGATAAAAAACCATCTTATTTTGGTGTTAAGGAAAAGGATATTATTCCATTAACAAAAGGTGTAGTACATCCGCCAACGAGATTTGATCGTATTAACTTCGTAAATATCGGTCATAAATTCTTCTTATTCTCAATTGTAGTCGTAATTGCTGGGGCAATTATATTACCGATTTTCAAAATGAATCTTGGTATTGACTTTGCAAGTGGTACACGTATCGACTTGCAATCAAAACAAGCAGTTACTGTTGCTGATGTTCATAAAGATTTTAAAGAATTGAAAATCGATGTGAAGGAAGAAAATATTGTACCGACTGGAGATGACAATAAAGGTTTCGCAGTTCGTACATTAGGTGTTCTATCAAAAGATGAAATTGCGAAAACGAAAACATTCTTCCACGATAAATACGGTACAGATCCGAATGTAAGTACAGTTTCACCGACAATCGGTAAAGAGATTGCACGAAATGCATTTATTGCAGTATTGATTGCTTCTGCAGTAATCGTTTTATACGTAAGTATTCGTTTCCGTCTTACGTACGCAGTATCTGCAGTAATCGCATTATTACATGATGCCTTCGTTATGATTGTTGTATTTAGTCTTTTCCGAATAGAGGTAGACTTAACGTTTATCGCTGCGGTATTAACCATTATTGGTTACTCTATCAATGACTCAATCGTTACGTTTGATAGAAACCGTGAATTATACAAACAGAAAAAACGAGTTCGTGATTTAAAAGATTTAGAAGAAATCGTAAACTCAAGTATTCGTCAAACAATTGGTCGTTCAATTAATACTGTTTTAACAGTGTTGTTCCCAGTAATTGCACTACTTATTTTCGGTAGTGAATCACTGCGTAACTTCTCGCTTGCGTTATTAATTGGATTAGTTGTAGGTACGTACTCTTCTATTTTCGTTGCTTCTCAAATTTGGTTAATGCTTGAAAACCGTCGTTTGAAAAAGGGCAAAAACAAGAAGAAGGTTGAGAAAGAAGTATCTGAACCACAAGTATAA
- a CDS encoding post-transcriptional regulator — MLEKEDLVESYRGQLQVVLVSKVEEFQMFGYDRVTDDDIWKFLKVKKWKKIDSNVRLYELVNDVLRITPNEYMTYLTVEAYQAPLWSFDEYENK, encoded by the coding sequence ATGTTAGAAAAAGAAGATTTGGTAGAATCATACCGCGGACAGTTACAAGTCGTTTTAGTTAGTAAAGTAGAGGAGTTTCAAATGTTCGGTTATGACAGAGTGACAGATGATGACATTTGGAAGTTTCTTAAAGTGAAAAAGTGGAAAAAGATAGACAGTAATGTTAGGTTGTATGAATTAGTGAACGATGTATTAAGAATAACACCTAATGAATATATGACATATTTAACTGTTGAAGCATACCAAGCGCCACTTTGGTCATTTGATGAGTATGAAAATAAATAA
- a CDS encoding TIGR04086 family membrane protein, with protein sequence MDGTKKLSTAIGFGIITLLILASITSMVMALLLKFTNMNESTLTVTILILALLSMLMSGFIAGKKAQGKGWLVGFTTGLTFAILVFLVNYLGFSQTLSNSQLLYQLALMGASTLGGIFGVNMSKQNN encoded by the coding sequence ATGGATGGAACGAAAAAATTATCAACTGCAATTGGTTTCGGTATTATTACCCTACTAATTCTCGCATCTATTACTAGCATGGTTATGGCTCTATTATTAAAGTTTACGAACATGAATGAAAGTACATTAACCGTCACTATTTTGATACTAGCTCTTTTATCTATGCTTATGTCTGGGTTTATTGCTGGTAAAAAAGCACAAGGGAAAGGTTGGCTAGTTGGTTTTACAACAGGACTCACATTCGCCATACTCGTTTTTCTAGTTAACTATTTAGGCTTCTCTCAAACTTTATCGAACTCACAGTTACTTTACCAATTGGCATTAATGGGCGCGAGTACACTCGGTGGTATTTTCGGTGTAAATATGTCAAAGCAAAATAATTAA
- the yajC gene encoding preprotein translocase subunit YajC, translated as MNAGMMNIVMIVAMFAIFYFLLIRPQQKRQKAVAQMQNELAKGDAIITIGGLHGTIESVDETKIVVKSGGAHLTFDRNAIREVVKN; from the coding sequence ATGAATGCAGGTATGATGAATATCGTTATGATCGTTGCGATGTTTGCGATTTTCTATTTCTTATTAATTCGCCCGCAACAAAAGCGTCAAAAAGCAGTTGCTCAAATGCAAAACGAATTAGCAAAAGGTGATGCTATCATAACAATTGGTGGCTTACACGGTACAATCGAATCAGTAGATGAAACGAAAATCGTTGTTAAATCTGGTGGTGCACACTTAACTTTCGATCGCAATGCGATTCGTGAAGTTGTGAAAAACTAA
- the tgt gene encoding tRNA guanosine(34) transglycosylase Tgt, with translation MTAIRYEFIKTCKQTGARLGRVHTPHGSFDTPTFMPVGTLATVKTMSPEELKAMDSGIILSNTYHLWLRPGHEIVREAGGLHKFMNWDRAILTDSGGFQVFSLSDFRRIEEEGVHFRNHLNGDKLFLSPEKAMEIQNALGSDIMMAFDECPPFPATFEYMKKSVERTSRWAERCLKAHERPQDQGLFGIVQGGEFEELRRQSAKDLVSMDFPGYAIGGLSVGEPKDIMNRVLEFTTPLLPDDKPRYLMGVGSPDSLIDGAIRGVDMFDCVLPTRIARNGTCMTSEGRLVVKNAKFARDFGPLDPNCDCYTCKNYSRAYIRHLMKCDETFGIRLTSYHNLHFLLNLMEQVRQAIREDRLGDFREEFFEQYGFNKPNAKNF, from the coding sequence ATGACAGCAATTCGTTATGAATTTATTAAAACTTGTAAACAAACGGGTGCACGTTTAGGTCGTGTACACACGCCGCACGGTTCATTTGATACACCAACATTCATGCCAGTTGGTACACTTGCAACAGTTAAGACAATGTCACCAGAAGAATTAAAAGCAATGGATTCTGGCATTATTTTAAGTAATACGTATCATTTATGGCTACGTCCAGGTCACGAAATTGTTCGTGAAGCAGGTGGTTTGCATAAATTTATGAACTGGGACCGTGCAATCTTAACGGATTCTGGTGGTTTCCAAGTATTCAGTTTAAGTGACTTCCGCCGTATTGAAGAGGAAGGCGTTCACTTCCGTAACCACTTAAATGGAGATAAATTATTCTTATCACCAGAAAAAGCGATGGAAATCCAAAATGCATTAGGTTCAGATATTATGATGGCATTTGATGAGTGTCCACCGTTCCCAGCTACTTTTGAATATATGAAGAAATCTGTAGAACGTACAAGCCGCTGGGCAGAACGTTGCTTAAAAGCGCATGAACGTCCACAAGATCAAGGTTTATTCGGTATCGTACAGGGCGGAGAGTTTGAAGAGCTTCGTCGCCAAAGTGCAAAAGACCTTGTTTCAATGGACTTCCCTGGTTATGCTATAGGTGGTTTATCTGTTGGTGAACCGAAGGATATTATGAATCGTGTGCTTGAGTTTACAACACCACTTCTTCCAGATGATAAGCCACGTTACTTAATGGGAGTAGGTTCTCCTGACTCGTTAATTGATGGGGCAATTCGCGGCGTTGATATGTTTGACTGCGTACTTCCAACTCGTATCGCTCGAAATGGTACATGTATGACAAGTGAAGGCCGTCTAGTTGTAAAAAATGCGAAATTCGCAAGAGACTTCGGTCCGCTTGATCCTAATTGTGATTGCTACACATGTAAAAATTACTCTCGTGCGTACATTCGTCACTTGATGAAATGTGATGAAACGTTCGGAATTCGTTTAACGTCTTATCACAACCTTCATTTTCTGTTAAACTTAATGGAGCAGGTGAGACAAGCTATTCGTGAAGACCGTCTTGGTGATTTCCGCGAAGAGTTCTTTGAACAGTATGGCTTTAATAAACCGAATGCTAAAAACTTCTAA
- the queA gene encoding tRNA preQ1(34) S-adenosylmethionine ribosyltransferase-isomerase QueA, which produces MDINLFDFHLPEELIAQVPLEDRETSRLMVLDRETGDIEHKHFTDILSYLHEGDCLVLNETKVMPARLHGVKEDTGAHIEVLLLKQEEGDKWETLVKPAKRVKEGTVISFGEGKLKATCTGTADQGGRQLEFSYDGIFYEILDELGEMPLPPYIKETLEDRDRYQTVYAKEIGSAAAPTAGLHFTEELLEKLKKKGVQLAFITLHVGLGTFRPVSADTIEEHHMHAEYYHMSEETAALLNRVKENGGRIITVGTTSTRTLETIATDHSGKLCAASGWTDIFMYPGYKFKAIDGLITNFHLPKSTLIMLVSAFSNRDNVLHAYNEAVKEKYRFFSFGDAMFVASHAKMRNK; this is translated from the coding sequence ATGGATATTAATCTGTTTGATTTTCATTTACCAGAAGAACTTATTGCACAAGTCCCGTTAGAGGATCGTGAAACATCAAGATTAATGGTGTTAGACCGTGAAACTGGTGATATTGAGCATAAACATTTTACGGACATTCTTTCTTACTTACATGAGGGGGATTGCTTAGTTTTAAATGAAACGAAAGTTATGCCTGCTCGCTTGCACGGTGTGAAAGAAGATACAGGCGCGCACATTGAAGTGCTTCTTTTGAAACAAGAGGAAGGCGATAAGTGGGAAACGCTTGTTAAGCCAGCGAAACGTGTAAAAGAAGGAACTGTAATTTCTTTTGGTGAAGGGAAATTAAAAGCAACTTGCACAGGGACTGCAGATCAAGGTGGGCGTCAGCTTGAATTTTCATATGACGGCATCTTCTATGAAATTTTAGATGAACTTGGGGAAATGCCACTTCCTCCATATATTAAAGAGACACTGGAAGATCGCGATCGCTATCAAACAGTATATGCGAAAGAAATCGGTTCAGCAGCAGCGCCGACAGCGGGACTTCACTTTACAGAAGAGTTACTTGAGAAGTTAAAGAAAAAAGGCGTTCAGTTAGCATTTATTACACTTCACGTAGGGCTTGGAACATTTAGACCAGTTTCTGCAGATACGATTGAAGAGCATCATATGCACGCAGAATATTACCATATGTCTGAAGAGACAGCGGCATTATTAAATCGTGTGAAAGAGAATGGTGGACGTATTATCACTGTAGGTACGACATCAACTCGTACGTTAGAAACGATTGCGACCGATCATAGTGGTAAGCTTTGCGCAGCTTCTGGTTGGACAGATATTTTTATGTACCCAGGATATAAATTTAAAGCAATTGATGGTTTAATTACAAACTTCCATTTGCCGAAATCAACATTAATTATGCTTGTAAGTGCATTTTCAAATAGAGATAATGTACTTCATGCTTATAATGAAGCAGTAAAAGAAAAATATCGTTTCTTTAGCTTCGGTGACGCAATGTTCGTTGCATCTCACGCTAAAATGAGAAACAAATAA
- a CDS encoding DUF2905 domain-containing protein: MTEIPKLLITAGILLIVVGLAWKFIGRLPGDIFVKKGNVTFYFPIITCIVLSIALSFIMYIINRFK, from the coding sequence ATGACGGAGATACCGAAATTGCTTATAACAGCAGGTATCTTACTCATTGTTGTTGGCTTAGCTTGGAAGTTCATTGGAAGGCTTCCAGGCGATATTTTTGTGAAAAAAGGTAACGTTACCTTTTATTTTCCTATCATTACATGTATTGTGTTAAGTATTGCATTATCTTTTATTATGTATATAATAAATCGATTCAAATAA